The Aureispira anguillae genome contains a region encoding:
- the nqrE gene encoding NADH:ubiquinone reductase (Na(+)-transporting) subunit E, translated as MGDTLNIFIKAAFIDNMILAYFLGMCSYLAVSKTVKTAVGLGLAVIFVLGITMPINWAINTYLLSDGAIIPGVNLTFLRLILFIAVIASMVQLVEMIIEKVSPALYNSLGIFLPLITVNCAILGGSLFMVSREYGFGESVSFGLGSGVGWFLAIVAIASIREKLRTADVPPALRGLGIAFIITGLMGIAFMSLAGLNPSDFN; from the coding sequence ATGGGCGATACATTAAATATCTTTATCAAAGCTGCCTTTATTGATAACATGATTTTAGCATATTTCTTAGGAATGTGTTCTTATCTTGCTGTATCAAAAACTGTAAAAACTGCTGTGGGTTTAGGATTGGCTGTCATCTTTGTATTGGGCATTACGATGCCAATCAACTGGGCAATTAATACTTACCTGTTGTCTGATGGAGCGATCATACCAGGAGTTAACTTAACCTTTTTGCGTCTAATCTTGTTCATTGCTGTAATTGCATCTATGGTACAATTAGTAGAAATGATCATTGAGAAAGTTTCTCCAGCACTCTACAATTCATTGGGGATTTTCCTTCCTCTAATTACGGTAAACTGTGCCATCCTTGGGGGGTCTTTGTTTATGGTCTCTAGAGAATATGGTTTTGGAGAGTCTGTATCTTTTGGATTGGGTTCTGGTGTTGGATGGTTCCTAGCTATTGTAGCAATTGCATCTATTCGTGAGAAATTGCGTACTGCAGATGTACCTCCTGCTTTGAGAGGTTTGGGAATTGCATTTATCATCACAGGATTAATGGGCATTGCCTTTATGAGTTTGGCTGGATTAAACCCTAGCGATTTTAATTAA
- the rplT gene encoding 50S ribosomal protein L20 produces the protein MPRSVNSVASRKRRKKILKQAKGYFGARSKVYTVAKNAVERGLQYAYRDRKQKKRNFRSLWITRINAGAREYGLSYSQFMHKLSQKGIELNRKVLADLAMNEPEAFKAIIDAVK, from the coding sequence ATGCCACGTTCAGTTAATTCTGTTGCATCAAGAAAAAGAAGAAAGAAGATATTAAAACAAGCGAAAGGTTACTTTGGTGCTAGATCAAAAGTCTACACAGTAGCCAAAAATGCTGTTGAAAGAGGTTTACAATACGCTTACCGCGACCGTAAACAAAAGAAACGCAATTTCCGTAGCTTGTGGATCACTCGTATCAATGCTGGTGCTCGTGAATATGGACTTTCTTATTCTCAGTTCATGCACAAGTTAAGCCAAAAAGGTATTGAGTTGAATCGTAAGGTTCTAGCTGATTTAGCGATGAATGAGCCTGAAGCTTTCAAAGCAATTATCGATGCAGTAAAATAA
- the nqrF gene encoding NADH:ubiquinone reductase (Na(+)-transporting) subunit F, whose amino-acid sequence MTIVVSIIVFSVLILILSSGLLAARKKLLPQGDVTLSINDGEKKISTKPGANLLTALSADSIFLPSACGGGGTCAMCKCQITAGGGEPLATEMNHLTRKEASEHWRLACQVKVRADMDVVVPAEVFGIKKWECEVVSNYNVATFIKEFVVRVPEPVSFDAGGYIQIDVPAITVDYKDMNIDSHPRMGKAKDEFEAEWNTLDMRQFKMVNEEPIFRAYSMANHPKEAEEQQIIMLNIRVAPPPPVFHMVDGKRQFKEYMDVNPGICSSYVFGCKPGDKVTISGPYGEFHIKPTKKEMVYIGGGAGMAPLRSHLFHLFHTLKTRDRKVCYWYGGRAPRELFYIDDFRQIEAEFDNFTFHITIDRDPKDPNWVEKKDIHDKDGNCFFGFVMPELKRHYLDHHPEPEEIEYYFCGPPMMAQSIFTCLDQLGVPKENIAFDDFGE is encoded by the coding sequence ATGACAATAGTAGTATCTATAATTGTTTTTTCAGTTTTAATTTTGATTCTATCTTCAGGATTATTAGCTGCTAGAAAGAAGCTGTTACCTCAAGGGGATGTAACGCTCTCTATTAATGATGGGGAAAAGAAAATTAGTACTAAGCCTGGTGCTAATTTGTTGACTGCCTTATCGGCTGATAGTATCTTCTTGCCATCTGCTTGTGGTGGTGGTGGAACTTGTGCCATGTGTAAATGTCAAATTACTGCTGGTGGTGGTGAGCCATTAGCAACAGAAATGAACCATTTAACTCGTAAGGAGGCTTCAGAACACTGGCGTTTGGCTTGCCAAGTAAAGGTGCGTGCTGATATGGACGTAGTGGTTCCTGCTGAGGTTTTTGGTATCAAAAAATGGGAATGCGAAGTGGTTTCTAACTACAACGTTGCTACCTTTATCAAAGAATTTGTGGTAAGAGTTCCAGAACCTGTATCTTTTGATGCTGGGGGGTATATCCAAATTGATGTACCTGCTATTACAGTAGATTACAAGGATATGAACATTGATTCTCACCCAAGAATGGGCAAGGCTAAAGATGAGTTCGAGGCAGAGTGGAATACACTAGATATGCGTCAGTTCAAAATGGTGAACGAAGAGCCTATCTTCCGTGCTTATTCTATGGCTAACCACCCTAAAGAAGCTGAGGAACAGCAAATCATTATGTTGAACATCCGTGTTGCGCCACCACCACCAGTATTTCATATGGTAGATGGTAAGCGTCAGTTCAAGGAGTACATGGATGTGAATCCTGGTATTTGTTCTTCTTATGTGTTTGGTTGTAAACCTGGCGACAAAGTAACTATTTCTGGTCCTTATGGTGAATTCCATATCAAACCTACCAAAAAAGAAATGGTTTATATTGGTGGTGGTGCTGGTATGGCTCCATTGCGTTCTCACTTATTCCACTTGTTCCACACCTTAAAAACTAGAGATAGAAAAGTGTGTTATTGGTATGGTGGACGTGCACCTCGTGAGTTGTTCTATATTGACGACTTTAGACAGATTGAAGCAGAGTTTGATAACTTTACCTTCCACATTACAATCGATAGAGATCCTAAAGATCCTAACTGGGTTGAGAAGAAGGATATTCATGATAAAGATGGAAACTGTTTCTTTGGTTTTGTTATGCCTGAGTTGAAAAGACATTATTTAGATCATCATCCAGAACCAGAAGAGATTGAATATTATTTCTGTGGTCCTCCAATGATGGCTCAATCTATCTTTACTTGTTTAGATCAATTGGGTGTTCCTAAAGAAAATATTGCATTTGATGATTTTGGTGAGTAA
- a CDS encoding NADH:ubiquinone reductase (Na(+)-transporting) subunit D: MADTIVDSKKQGGLLGKEERMLLKDPLHSNNPITIQVLGICSALAVTGSVSKSLVMAVALIFVCASSSLIISLLRNSIPSSIRMIVQLLVIAGLVQIVEIVLGAFAYTAYVELSVFIGLIITNCIVMGRLEAFAMGNNPWQSFLDGVGNGLGYGWILVAMAVVRELLGKGTFMGWEILSPEWYVANNLMVLPASSLFVIGIFIWIQRAVDPSLVDKS, encoded by the coding sequence ATGGCTGATACTATAGTTGATTCAAAAAAACAAGGAGGATTACTTGGAAAAGAAGAGCGTATGCTTTTGAAAGATCCGCTTCACAGTAATAATCCTATTACCATTCAAGTTTTGGGAATTTGTTCTGCTTTGGCAGTAACAGGCTCGGTATCCAAATCTTTGGTTATGGCAGTGGCACTTATTTTTGTATGTGCATCTTCTAGTTTAATTATTTCTTTGCTTAGAAATTCTATTCCTAGTTCTATTCGTATGATTGTACAATTGCTTGTAATTGCAGGTTTGGTACAAATTGTAGAAATCGTATTAGGAGCATTTGCTTATACTGCTTATGTAGAACTTTCTGTATTTATTGGTTTGATTATTACCAACTGTATTGTAATGGGACGTCTAGAGGCGTTTGCAATGGGCAACAACCCTTGGCAATCGTTCTTGGATGGAGTTGGAAACGGTTTGGGATATGGATGGATTTTGGTAGCCATGGCTGTCGTTCGTGAGCTATTGGGCAAAGGTACTTTTATGGGATGGGAAATCTTATCTCCAGAATGGTATGTTGCCAATAACTTGATGGTTTTGCCAGCATCTTCTTTATTCGTAATTGGTATCTTTATCTGGATACAGCGTGCCGTTGATCCTAGCTTAGTAGACAAATCTTAA
- a CDS encoding HesB/IscA family protein — translation MTDLDAPVKLTEGAITQLKKIMADQNVTDQHGLRVGVKGGGCSGFTYILGFDEKKENDDEFVAGGLRVIMNKAHAIYLVGIEIDFLDGLQNRGFTFNNPNAKESCGCGTSFSA, via the coding sequence ATGACTGATTTGGATGCTCCAGTAAAATTGACAGAGGGCGCTATAACACAATTAAAAAAGATTATGGCAGACCAAAATGTTACCGATCAACACGGTCTTAGAGTTGGTGTCAAAGGTGGTGGCTGTTCTGGTTTTACCTATATTTTGGGTTTTGATGAAAAGAAAGAAAATGACGATGAATTTGTCGCTGGTGGGCTTCGTGTGATTATGAATAAAGCACATGCCATTTACTTAGTAGGTATTGAAATTGACTTCTTGGATGGGCTACAAAATAGAGGCTTTACCTTTAATAATCCCAATGCAAAAGAAAGCTGTGGTTGTGGCACTTCATTTTCTGCCTAA
- a CDS encoding TetR/AcrR family transcriptional regulator has translation MPKVVAQKEDWIELGYQLFTQSGERGIVVEAMSKVLKCNKSSFYWHFKTKKDFMNCLVKFWIDRDTQRIMEQVKKAATAQEQLDCLLEITFKKDPNLDFVFYLKRYAQSNSTLQHLIDQIDADRIQFTATLFHNLGSPKKEAHRKAVCFYKYLIGYHEMIRYKEQGKDYIEEVKQELDLLLKF, from the coding sequence ATGCCCAAAGTAGTTGCACAAAAGGAGGATTGGATTGAGCTAGGATACCAACTGTTTACTCAATCGGGAGAAAGAGGAATTGTAGTGGAAGCAATGTCAAAGGTCTTAAAATGTAATAAGTCTAGTTTTTATTGGCACTTTAAGACCAAGAAAGATTTTATGAATTGCCTAGTGAAGTTTTGGATAGATAGGGACACACAACGGATAATGGAGCAGGTTAAAAAAGCAGCAACCGCCCAAGAGCAACTGGATTGTTTATTGGAAATTACCTTCAAAAAAGACCCCAATCTCGATTTTGTCTTTTATCTAAAACGATATGCACAGTCCAATTCAACGCTTCAGCATTTGATCGACCAAATTGATGCAGATAGAATTCAATTTACCGCAACTCTATTCCACAACTTAGGGAGCCCAAAGAAAGAAGCGCACAGAAAGGCTGTTTGTTTTTACAAATACCTAATTGGTTATCACGAAATGATTCGTTACAAAGAGCAGGGCAAAGACTATATAGAAGAGGTAAAACAAGAATTAGATTTATTGTTAAAATTTTAG
- a CDS encoding 5'-nucleotidase C-terminal domain-containing protein: protein MFKSTFLSLCCILLFGACQPQTHLVKSDHHYQEVKELEGKDPAITAMIAPYKKELEEDMNAVIGETAKMLTKAKPESTLGNWAADLVHKKCEDYLKRKIDFAVLNYGGLRIPSLPAGSITKGKLFELMPFDNLLVVVEMKGSELIALFNHIATNEGWPISRQVKMTAHRNKAIDVRINGRKVEKDRVYSLATNDYIANGGDKCSFLKDKKQIATGVLFRNAIIEFVEEETKAGRKLDANLEKRIFILK, encoded by the coding sequence ATGTTTAAATCTACCTTTTTATCCCTCTGTTGTATTTTGTTATTTGGGGCTTGTCAGCCGCAAACTCATTTGGTGAAATCAGATCATCATTATCAAGAAGTAAAAGAATTAGAGGGGAAGGATCCTGCGATAACAGCGATGATTGCTCCTTATAAAAAGGAGTTGGAGGAGGATATGAATGCCGTTATTGGAGAGACTGCGAAAATGTTGACCAAAGCAAAGCCTGAATCTACTTTGGGGAATTGGGCCGCAGATTTGGTGCATAAAAAGTGTGAAGATTATCTAAAGCGTAAAATTGATTTTGCGGTACTCAATTATGGCGGTTTGAGAATTCCTTCTTTGCCAGCAGGTTCTATAACAAAAGGCAAACTGTTTGAGTTAATGCCCTTTGATAATTTATTGGTTGTTGTAGAAATGAAGGGAAGTGAGCTCATTGCCTTGTTTAACCATATTGCAACAAATGAAGGCTGGCCCATTAGCCGACAAGTTAAGATGACAGCACATCGAAACAAAGCCATTGATGTGCGTATAAATGGGCGAAAAGTAGAAAAAGATCGTGTTTATAGTTTGGCAACCAATGATTATATTGCTAACGGAGGGGATAAATGTTCCTTTTTAAAAGACAAAAAGCAAATTGCTACAGGAGTTTTGTTTAGAAATGCAATTATAGAATTTGTAGAAGAGGAAACCAAAGCAGGACGAAAACTGGATGCTAATTTAGAAAAGCGAATATTTATATTAAAATAA
- a CDS encoding GyrI-like domain-containing protein — MQSTTVEPFKIIGISVRTTNQNNQAAQDIPALWEQLMTQNIVAKIPNKINDAIYSIYTNYEGDHTLPYDTILGCQVSTLDHIPEGMIGQSFEGGNSVKFTAKGNLDEGIVYQTWLEIWETNINRKFTADFEVYDAKAQNRTDAVVDIFVAVKE, encoded by the coding sequence ATGCAAAGTACAACCGTTGAGCCGTTCAAAATTATTGGCATCTCTGTTAGAACGACCAATCAAAACAATCAGGCAGCCCAAGATATACCTGCCCTTTGGGAGCAATTGATGACCCAAAATATCGTCGCTAAAATCCCCAATAAAATCAACGACGCAATCTATTCTATTTATACCAATTATGAGGGCGATCATACCCTGCCTTATGATACCATTTTGGGTTGCCAAGTAAGCACACTAGATCATATTCCTGAAGGAATGATTGGGCAATCCTTTGAAGGGGGCAACAGCGTAAAATTTACGGCAAAAGGCAATCTTGACGAAGGGATTGTTTACCAAACTTGGTTGGAGATTTGGGAGACGAACATCAATCGAAAATTTACCGCAGATTTTGAAGTTTATGATGCTAAAGCCCAAAATAGAACGGATGCTGTTGTCGATATTTTTGTTGCTGTAAAAGAGTAA
- a CDS encoding DUF7935 family protein, whose protein sequence is MEAILEILKLLLPSLFVFLTAWLVLRAFLNKEADVVRGMLVRDSENRRTDLLKTTNKALLPIRLQAYERMTLFCSRMEIGQLVTNTNATPDMTAEMYKTALILQVEEEFHHNITQQVYMTDDLWNIILLAKKEVTQICQKLHIDLQQQYADQGIEGEPSSKDFLDALVAYLKTTPQIGYIQALSAIKKEVGVLFA, encoded by the coding sequence ATGGAAGCTATATTAGAAATATTAAAATTACTATTACCCTCATTGTTTGTTTTTTTAACCGCTTGGTTAGTATTACGTGCTTTTCTGAATAAAGAAGCGGATGTAGTGCGTGGAATGTTGGTGCGTGATTCAGAGAATAGAAGAACAGATTTACTCAAAACAACCAATAAGGCATTACTTCCTATTCGACTTCAGGCTTATGAGCGAATGACGCTATTTTGCTCAAGAATGGAAATTGGACAGTTGGTGACCAATACCAATGCTACGCCTGATATGACAGCAGAAATGTACAAAACAGCATTGATTCTACAGGTAGAAGAAGAATTTCACCACAATATTACGCAACAAGTTTATATGACAGATGATCTTTGGAACATTATTTTGTTAGCCAAAAAAGAAGTGACTCAAATCTGTCAGAAACTACATATAGATTTACAACAGCAATATGCTGACCAAGGAATAGAGGGAGAACCCTCATCTAAAGACTTTTTGGATGCTTTGGTGGCTTATTTAAAAACAACACCTCAAATTGGATACATTCAAGCGTTGAGTGCAATCAAAAAAGAAGTTGGTGTTTTGTTTGCTTAA
- the nth gene encoding endonuclease III translates to MKKAEIVKEIHQRLEALYPETPIPLEHKDPYTLLVAVLLSAQCTDARVNTVTPALFDLAGDAYEMAKVPVDEIRAIIRPCGLSPRKSKAISELSKILIDRYNGEVPQNMEALEELPGVGHKTASVVMSQAFGVPAFPVDTHIHRLAYRWKLTNGKNVVQTEKDLKRLFPKESWNKLHLQIIYFGREYCPARGHNPNDCPICKDFGRKELFREYDKLQAKK, encoded by the coding sequence ATGAAAAAGGCAGAAATTGTTAAGGAAATACATCAACGTTTAGAGGCATTGTATCCTGAGACACCAATCCCTTTAGAACACAAAGACCCTTATACCTTATTGGTAGCGGTTTTGTTATCTGCTCAATGTACCGATGCGAGGGTAAATACGGTTACGCCTGCGCTTTTTGACTTGGCAGGGGATGCCTATGAAATGGCAAAAGTCCCAGTAGACGAAATTAGGGCAATTATCCGCCCTTGTGGTCTGTCTCCTCGCAAATCCAAAGCCATTTCTGAGCTTTCTAAGATTTTGATAGACCGTTATAATGGAGAGGTACCCCAAAATATGGAAGCATTGGAGGAATTGCCAGGAGTAGGGCATAAGACGGCTTCTGTTGTGATGTCCCAAGCCTTTGGCGTGCCCGCTTTTCCTGTGGATACACACATTCATCGTCTGGCCTACCGTTGGAAATTGACCAATGGCAAAAATGTCGTACAAACGGAGAAGGATCTAAAACGTTTGTTTCCTAAAGAGAGTTGGAATAAATTGCACTTGCAAATTATTTATTTTGGACGAGAATATTGTCCTGCTCGAGGACACAACCCAAACGATTGTCCCATCTGCAAAGATTTTGGTCGCAAAGAGCTATTTCGAGAATACGACAAGTTGCAAGCCAAAAAATAG
- the rpmI gene encoding 50S ribosomal protein L35: MPKMKSHSGTKKRFKLTGSGKIKRRRAGLRHILTKKSKKRKLLAGHDAIVHKSDEKRIKHLLGK, from the coding sequence ATGCCAAAAATGAAATCACATTCTGGTACTAAGAAACGTTTCAAACTCACAGGTTCTGGCAAGATTAAGCGTCGTAGAGCTGGTTTGCGTCACATTTTGACTAAAAAGTCGAAAAAACGTAAATTGTTGGCTGGTCATGATGCTATTGTCCACAAAAGTGATGAGAAGCGTATCAAGCACTTACTAGGTAAGTAA
- the nqrC gene encoding NADH:ubiquinone reductase (Na(+)-transporting) subunit C, producing MGEKKEMNVYVYVLMITSVTALILSLLYTSLNPIFEANRAEAKKVAILSCIPDSTIVLGDPSSVEKAYGKVEMVAVTESGQVFTKDDLDKINATATGGAKKYKELAELDLGNEEKRKPEDRLYPVYEYSNENGKKTYVVAIRGNGLWDKIWAYIALEADLNTIAGVYFDHKNETPGLGAEIKDSEKFKAQFIGKKVFEGSNVALTVLKRPKKGEHFVTGISGATITSDGVTVMFDKGMSKYETYFETLHNNKK from the coding sequence ATGGGAGAGAAAAAAGAAATGAATGTTTACGTGTATGTATTAATGATTACATCCGTAACCGCTTTAATCTTATCGCTTTTATATACTAGTCTCAATCCAATTTTTGAAGCTAATAGAGCGGAAGCTAAAAAAGTCGCAATTTTAAGTTGTATTCCTGATTCTACAATTGTTTTAGGCGATCCTAGTTCTGTAGAAAAAGCTTATGGAAAAGTAGAAATGGTTGCTGTAACAGAATCTGGTCAGGTATTTACTAAGGACGACTTGGATAAAATTAATGCAACAGCAACAGGTGGTGCAAAAAAATACAAAGAATTGGCTGAGTTAGACTTGGGCAATGAAGAAAAGAGAAAACCTGAAGATCGTTTGTATCCTGTTTATGAATATTCTAATGAGAATGGCAAAAAGACTTATGTTGTTGCTATCCGTGGGAATGGACTATGGGACAAGATTTGGGCTTATATTGCTTTGGAAGCTGATTTGAATACCATTGCAGGAGTTTATTTTGATCACAAAAACGAAACACCAGGTTTGGGTGCGGAAATCAAAGACAGTGAGAAATTCAAAGCTCAGTTTATTGGTAAAAAAGTTTTTGAAGGTTCTAATGTAGCTTTGACTGTGTTGAAGCGTCCTAAAAAAGGAGAACACTTTGTAACAGGGATTTCTGGAGCTACCATTACTAGTGATGGGGTAACGGTTATGTTTGACAAAGGAATGAGCAAGTACGAAACTTACTTCGAAACACTTCACAACAATAAAAAATAG
- a CDS encoding Na(+)-translocating NADH-quinone reductase subunit A gives MTLSTGLIFGIIFILMFIVVIATVAEGLVKIAAKHHGENPEKYGVLPNDLPSILNRGGGSPSYVSQNDHYVNLKKGFDINLLGAASLEHGIVSVHSSTYALKPKDFIGMMPIPKVVLAEGDSVKAGDTVFYDKKRPEIKYAAPVSGEMLKIQRGDKRSINEVVILADKEIEYRQYELPNLDTVSREDLVAFLLDSGAWPFIRQRPFDIVAEHTIMPKAIFVTTFDTAPLAPSFDLTVAGKEAEFQKGLDVLAKLTNGGLHLGLDARGDKAPAAAFTNATGVQKHWFNGPHPAGNVGVHIHHVSPVNTGETVWHLDVHGVLVLGTLFTKGIFDTERVIALTGDEMPNPRYVRAHQGLCIEKMVADVPFTEQITTTDKEGKPVSINRKAIRLISGDPLTGKEIEPNGYLGFFDDQLMTIEEGDYYELFGWLIPRTGHPTQNRTFPGGFVPSSVYKADTQQNGEHRAFVVSGEYESVLPMDIYPQYLLRAIQANDFEKMEGLGILELGEEDVALCEYVCTSKHPVQKTLREGLELLREQG, from the coding sequence ATGACACTCTCAACAGGTCTTATCTTTGGTATAATTTTTATTTTGATGTTTATTGTTGTAATCGCAACAGTTGCAGAAGGTTTGGTGAAAATTGCTGCAAAACATCACGGTGAAAATCCAGAGAAATACGGCGTCTTACCTAATGACTTGCCAAGTATACTCAACCGAGGTGGAGGTTCCCCTAGTTATGTTTCTCAAAACGACCATTATGTCAACCTAAAAAAAGGTTTTGACATTAATCTTTTGGGGGCTGCATCACTAGAGCATGGAATAGTATCTGTGCATTCTTCAACTTATGCATTAAAACCCAAAGATTTTATTGGCATGATGCCAATTCCTAAAGTGGTTCTTGCAGAAGGTGACTCAGTGAAAGCTGGAGATACTGTTTTTTATGACAAAAAACGTCCAGAAATTAAATATGCAGCTCCAGTGAGTGGTGAAATGCTTAAAATCCAAAGAGGAGACAAGCGTTCTATCAATGAAGTTGTAATTTTGGCGGACAAAGAAATTGAATACCGTCAGTATGAGCTACCTAACTTGGACACCGTAAGTCGTGAAGACTTGGTTGCATTCTTGTTGGATTCTGGTGCTTGGCCATTTATTCGTCAACGTCCATTTGACATTGTTGCAGAGCATACTATTATGCCTAAGGCAATTTTTGTAACTACTTTTGATACAGCTCCTTTGGCTCCAAGTTTTGATTTAACAGTAGCTGGAAAAGAAGCTGAATTTCAAAAAGGGTTGGATGTCTTAGCTAAATTGACGAACGGAGGATTGCACTTAGGTTTAGATGCAAGAGGAGATAAAGCTCCTGCTGCTGCCTTTACAAATGCTACGGGAGTACAAAAGCACTGGTTTAATGGTCCACATCCTGCTGGAAACGTAGGAGTGCATATTCACCATGTAAGTCCTGTTAATACTGGCGAAACAGTTTGGCACTTGGATGTACATGGCGTTTTAGTATTAGGAACTTTGTTTACCAAAGGTATTTTTGATACAGAGCGTGTAATTGCATTGACTGGAGATGAAATGCCAAATCCTCGTTATGTAAGAGCGCATCAAGGGCTTTGCATCGAGAAAATGGTTGCTGATGTTCCATTTACCGAACAAATTACTACTACAGATAAAGAAGGGAAACCTGTTTCTATTAATAGAAAAGCAATTCGTTTAATTTCTGGTGATCCATTAACAGGAAAAGAAATTGAACCGAATGGCTATTTAGGCTTTTTTGATGATCAACTGATGACCATTGAAGAAGGAGACTATTATGAATTGTTTGGTTGGTTGATTCCAAGAACGGGGCATCCTACTCAAAATCGTACTTTCCCTGGAGGTTTTGTTCCTAGTTCTGTTTATAAAGCAGATACGCAACAAAATGGAGAGCATAGAGCATTTGTTGTTTCTGGTGAATACGAAAGTGTTTTACCAATGGATATTTATCCACAATATTTGTTGAGAGCAATTCAGGCAAATGATTTCGAAAAAATGGAAGGTTTGGGAATCTTAGAATTGGGAGAAGAAGATGTTGCTTTGTGTGAATATGTATGTACTTCTAAGCATCCTGTTCAAAAAACACTTCGAGAAGGTTTAGAGTTGCTAAGAGAGCAAGGCTAA
- a CDS encoding NADH:ubiquinone reductase (Na(+)-transporting) subunit B, whose amino-acid sequence MGLFDVEFWKKIEPSKDKKFAHGLYDGLFTLFFKPNEVTHGGTHIKGPMDLKRLMIHVVIALQLCYVLGAYNIGHQHFLALGEHTGVLDAVHLKLVIGLMSILPLFIVSNLVGLGIEFYFASQKGHPIEEGYLVTGALIPLIMPPDIPLWMLSLAIIFAVLLAKEAFGGTGMNVVNIALMARAFIFFAYPTEISGDAPWVAAIDFNAGVTEYSFLHTMFNGLFESFGWTTFLNGQPLLESFTGATPLVLARTGGWEAVTEVYSTGAMFVGGIPGCVGETSKLAILAGIGILLLTRVASWRIMFSMTLGVALTGMLFNVWGFNAYMDVPWYNHFLMGGLMFALAFMATDPVTACGTNTGKWIYGFLIGVFGMVIRVMNPAYAEGWMLAILLMNVFAPTIDFYVVDANINRRLKRAKAK is encoded by the coding sequence ATGGGACTTTTTGATGTAGAATTTTGGAAAAAGATAGAGCCAAGCAAAGACAAAAAATTTGCACATGGTCTTTATGACGGGCTTTTTACACTCTTTTTCAAACCTAACGAGGTGACTCATGGAGGCACTCATATTAAGGGTCCTATGGACCTAAAGCGTTTGATGATTCACGTAGTGATTGCATTGCAATTGTGCTATGTACTAGGTGCATACAATATTGGTCATCAACATTTTTTGGCGCTAGGTGAGCATACTGGTGTTTTGGATGCTGTACATCTAAAGCTAGTTATCGGACTAATGTCTATCTTACCCCTTTTTATAGTATCTAACTTAGTGGGGCTAGGAATTGAATTTTATTTTGCTTCACAAAAAGGACATCCAATTGAGGAAGGGTACTTGGTAACAGGAGCATTGATTCCTTTGATTATGCCGCCAGACATTCCGTTGTGGATGTTATCTTTGGCGATTATTTTTGCTGTATTGTTGGCAAAAGAGGCATTTGGAGGAACAGGAATGAACGTGGTTAACATTGCTTTGATGGCACGTGCATTTATTTTCTTTGCTTATCCTACTGAAATCTCAGGTGATGCCCCTTGGGTAGCTGCTATTGATTTTAATGCTGGTGTAACAGAATATAGTTTCTTGCATACTATGTTTAATGGTTTGTTTGAAAGCTTTGGATGGACAACGTTCCTTAATGGACAACCACTCTTAGAATCCTTTACTGGTGCAACGCCATTGGTATTGGCAAGAACTGGAGGCTGGGAGGCTGTAACAGAAGTATATTCTACAGGAGCTATGTTTGTAGGAGGTATTCCTGGTTGTGTTGGAGAAACTTCTAAATTGGCAATTTTAGCAGGTATTGGTATCTTGTTATTAACACGTGTTGCTAGTTGGAGAATTATGTTTTCAATGACATTGGGTGTTGCCCTAACAGGTATGTTATTTAACGTTTGGGGCTTTAATGCTTATATGGATGTACCTTGGTACAATCATTTTCTAATGGGTGGTTTGATGTTCGCTTTGGCCTTTATGGCAACCGATCCAGTTACTGCTTGTGGAACGAATACTGGTAAGTGGATCTATGGATTCCTAATTGGGGTATTCGGTATGGTTATTCGTGTAATGAATCCTGCTTACGCAGAGGGATGGATGTTGGCTATTTTATTGATGAATGTATTCGCGCCAACCATTGATTTCTATGTAGTAGATGCAAATATTAATAGACGTTTAAAAAGAGCTAAAGCTAAATAA